One stretch of Amycolatopsis tolypomycina DNA includes these proteins:
- a CDS encoding AraC family transcriptional regulator, with the protein MDDLFRGVRAHGSLFGSSALTPPFSLHFVDGAPLTLCTVLSGGGWIVPELGEPEPLIAYDTVVVRGPRSFRFVDELGTGAEPVACGEYCAAPELGGTRHRRGWRDDGAGPTTLIVGAYPAGGEVSRPLLDALPVVLRVAGGGSGDAVLDHLAAEVAADTPGQQVVLDRLLDWMLVCTLRAWFDRPGGEPPAWWTAQRDPVAGPALRLLHDDPATPWTVAALAERAGVSRSTLAKRFTDLVGEPPLTYLTRRRMALAADLLAERPAVTVSEVARLVGYADAFGFSAAFKRIRGVTPSEYRKHGSPPEERGAEVLSGRQQGCIVEG; encoded by the coding sequence GTGGACGACCTCTTCCGCGGCGTGCGGGCCCACGGCTCCCTCTTCGGCAGCTCGGCCCTCACCCCGCCGTTCTCCCTGCACTTCGTCGACGGCGCGCCGCTGACCCTGTGCACCGTCCTCTCCGGTGGCGGCTGGATCGTCCCCGAACTCGGCGAACCCGAGCCGCTGATCGCCTACGACACCGTCGTCGTGCGCGGGCCCCGCTCCTTCCGCTTCGTCGACGAACTCGGCACCGGCGCCGAGCCGGTCGCCTGCGGTGAGTACTGCGCCGCGCCCGAACTGGGCGGGACGCGGCACCGGCGCGGCTGGCGGGACGACGGCGCGGGCCCGACCACGCTGATCGTCGGCGCCTACCCGGCCGGCGGCGAGGTCAGCCGTCCGCTGCTGGACGCCCTGCCCGTCGTGCTGCGGGTCGCCGGCGGCGGCAGCGGGGACGCCGTGCTCGACCACCTCGCCGCCGAGGTCGCCGCCGACACGCCCGGGCAGCAGGTCGTGCTCGACCGGCTGCTCGACTGGATGCTCGTCTGCACCCTGCGCGCGTGGTTCGACCGGCCCGGCGGCGAGCCCCCGGCGTGGTGGACGGCCCAGCGCGACCCGGTGGCGGGCCCCGCGCTGCGGCTGCTGCACGACGACCCCGCGACGCCGTGGACGGTCGCCGCGCTGGCCGAGCGGGCCGGGGTCTCGCGCTCGACGCTGGCCAAGCGGTTCACCGACCTGGTGGGCGAACCGCCGCTGACCTACCTCACCCGCCGCCGCATGGCGCTCGCGGCCGACCTGCTGGCCGAGCGGCCCGCCGTCACCGTCTCGGAAGTCGCCCGCCTGGTCGGGTACGCCGACGCCTTCGGGTTCAGCGCCGCCTTCAAGCGGATCCGGGGCGTCACGCCGAGCGAGTACCGGAAACACGGCAGTCCACCCGAAGAGAGGGGCGCCGAGGTGTTGTCAGGTCGTCAACAAGGGTGCATCGTGGAGGGGTAG
- a CDS encoding ribonucleotide-diphosphate reductase subunit beta, producing the protein MTNVETTDATGLGEIEVGAARINVDDKRMINARADVNQLLPMKYKWAWEKYLAGCNNHWMPTEVAMQADIALWKSPDGLTEDERQMLKRNLGFFATAESLVANNIVLAVYRQITNPECRQYLLRQAFEEAVHTHTFQYICESLGLVEGELFNMYREVPSISDKDAWALKYTQNLENPDFETGTPEADQAFLRDLVAFYVIFEGMWFYTGFAQILSLGRRNKMVGIAEQYQYILRDESIHLNFGIDCINQIKIENPHLWTEEFQAEVRGMLQEACELEVKYARDTMPRGMLGLSAQLCEQYMHFITDRRAQQIGLQPIFGETENPFPWMSEAMDLKKEKNFFETRVIEYQSGGALDWD; encoded by the coding sequence ATGACCAACGTGGAGACGACGGACGCGACCGGCCTCGGGGAGATCGAGGTCGGCGCCGCCCGGATCAACGTCGACGACAAGCGCATGATCAACGCGCGCGCCGACGTCAACCAGCTGCTGCCCATGAAGTACAAGTGGGCGTGGGAGAAGTACCTGGCCGGCTGCAACAACCACTGGATGCCGACCGAGGTCGCCATGCAGGCCGACATCGCGCTGTGGAAGTCGCCGGACGGCCTCACCGAGGACGAGCGGCAGATGCTCAAGCGCAACCTGGGCTTCTTCGCGACCGCGGAGTCGTTGGTGGCCAACAACATCGTGCTCGCGGTGTACCGGCAGATCACCAACCCCGAGTGCCGCCAGTACCTGCTGCGCCAGGCGTTCGAGGAGGCCGTGCACACGCACACCTTCCAGTACATCTGCGAGAGCCTCGGCCTGGTCGAGGGCGAGCTGTTCAACATGTACCGCGAGGTTCCGTCCATTTCGGACAAGGACGCGTGGGCGCTGAAGTACACGCAGAACCTGGAGAACCCGGACTTCGAGACCGGCACGCCGGAGGCCGACCAGGCGTTCCTGCGTGACCTCGTGGCGTTCTACGTGATCTTCGAGGGCATGTGGTTCTACACCGGCTTCGCGCAGATCCTGTCGCTGGGCCGCCGGAACAAGATGGTCGGCATCGCCGAGCAGTACCAGTACATCCTGCGCGACGAGTCGATCCACCTGAACTTCGGCATCGACTGCATCAACCAGATCAAGATCGAGAACCCGCACCTGTGGACCGAGGAGTTCCAGGCCGAGGTGCGCGGGATGCTGCAGGAGGCGTGCGAGCTGGAGGTCAAGTACGCGCGCGACACGATGCCGCGCGGCATGCTCGGCCTGTCGGCGCAGCTGTGCGAGCAGTACATGCACTTCATCACCGACCGCCGCGCGCAGCAGATCGGCCTCCAGCCGATCTTCGGCGAGACCGAGAACCCGTTCCCGTGGATGTCCGAGGCGATGGACCTGAAGAAGGAGAAGAACTTCTTCGAGACCCGCGTGATCGAGTACCAGTCGGGCGGCGCCCTCGACTGGGACTGA
- a CDS encoding pyridoxamine 5'-phosphate oxidase family protein, producing MTALTSDDLEFLRRPLHGFLTVAGGQPRPVWFEAADDGTIQLFSEPDAPKVRRVRRDPRASMVVAAPVGERERWVSVEGRMAVEPDGAQELAQRLSARYWDLDDPARAADAKAIRDMDQIRLVLHPETVRRYAF from the coding sequence ATGACCGCACTGACTTCCGATGACCTCGAGTTCCTCCGCCGTCCCCTGCACGGGTTCTTGACGGTGGCCGGCGGCCAGCCCCGCCCCGTGTGGTTCGAGGCGGCCGATGACGGCACGATCCAGCTGTTCTCGGAACCGGACGCGCCCAAGGTGCGCCGCGTGCGCCGCGACCCCCGCGCGTCGATGGTGGTCGCGGCCCCGGTGGGGGAGCGGGAGCGCTGGGTGTCGGTCGAGGGCCGGATGGCGGTGGAACCCGACGGCGCGCAGGAGCTGGCCCAGCGCCTCTCGGCCCGGTACTGGGACCTCGACGACCCGGCCCGCGCGGCCGATGCGAAGGCGATCCGGGACATGGACCAGATCAGGCTCGTGCTCCACCCGGAAACCGTGCGCCGCTACGCGTTCTGA
- a CDS encoding EAL domain-containing protein has product MARRWAATLADTKGVTLPPEELEALLLEVAHDAVDQAGSQHDGALLRFTALYAASPMGIALADPDGAIVEANLALGQLLGCSPERLRGRHISELGSTDHDVSRLAAGLEQVRAGRDRYQERMLLDHIEDGQLWTDVTLARLPGDRPGSIYPVLMVSDANELHLLQEQLLHQNVHDPLTGLPNASSFTTKLEAALGAGARDDIALIYLDVDGFKVINDGLGAGVGDQVLRGVANKLSAVFTGHHDGFVARLSGDGFAVLLRGELAATEVVRLVERALEDLNEPIYLGGHGIGVSASAGIVVRAAVEGGAAELLRAAEIALHRAKEAGKAQWMLFDPELDARDRGRYQLGAVIAGALENGEFSLVYQPTVKLARTDELAAVNAGLRWNHPEKGELGSEEFYPLAQTTGMTVPLGRWLLAESLAATARWRTQLGEAAPDVCVRLPARLAIDPDLVLLVKEQLDKHELPARALRLCTDRDSMLDPRGEVLDSLAVLADLGTQLVLTISGSADLELIPQHRLPVRHVILSGPVVDALDTDEPAESDLRHLTQLITRARELHLRVGAEGVRTHEQAARLRQLGVIAARGPFVADSATGDEVDEMIARHPRR; this is encoded by the coding sequence GTGGCGCGGCGGTGGGCGGCGACGTTGGCCGACACCAAAGGAGTAACGCTTCCCCCGGAAGAGCTCGAAGCGCTCCTGCTGGAGGTCGCCCACGACGCGGTCGACCAAGCCGGCTCCCAGCACGACGGCGCCCTGCTGCGGTTCACCGCGCTGTACGCCGCGTCGCCGATGGGAATCGCGCTGGCCGACCCGGACGGCGCCATCGTGGAGGCCAACCTCGCCCTCGGCCAGCTGCTCGGCTGCTCGCCGGAACGCTTGCGCGGCAGGCACATCAGCGAACTCGGCTCCACCGACCACGACGTCTCCCGGCTCGCCGCCGGCCTGGAGCAGGTGCGCGCGGGCCGCGACCGCTACCAGGAGCGGATGCTGCTCGACCACATCGAGGACGGGCAGCTCTGGACCGACGTCACCCTCGCCCGGCTGCCCGGCGACCGGCCCGGTTCGATCTACCCGGTGCTGATGGTGTCCGACGCCAACGAGCTGCACCTGCTGCAGGAACAGCTGCTGCACCAGAACGTGCACGACCCGCTGACCGGGCTGCCCAACGCGTCGTCGTTCACCACCAAGCTGGAGGCCGCGCTCGGCGCCGGCGCGCGCGACGACATCGCGCTGATCTACCTCGACGTCGACGGTTTCAAGGTGATCAACGACGGCCTCGGCGCCGGGGTCGGCGACCAGGTGCTGCGCGGGGTCGCGAACAAGCTGTCGGCGGTGTTCACCGGCCACCACGACGGGTTCGTCGCCCGGCTGTCCGGCGACGGCTTCGCGGTGCTGCTGCGCGGCGAGCTGGCGGCGACCGAGGTCGTCCGGCTGGTCGAGCGCGCCCTGGAAGACCTCAACGAGCCGATCTACCTGGGCGGGCACGGCATCGGCGTCAGCGCGAGCGCGGGCATCGTCGTGCGCGCGGCCGTCGAGGGCGGCGCCGCGGAACTGCTGCGGGCGGCGGAGATCGCGCTGCACCGGGCCAAGGAGGCCGGCAAGGCGCAGTGGATGCTGTTCGACCCGGAACTCGACGCCCGCGACCGCGGCCGCTACCAGCTCGGCGCGGTGATCGCCGGCGCGCTGGAGAACGGCGAGTTCTCGCTGGTCTACCAGCCCACGGTGAAGCTGGCCCGGACCGACGAGCTCGCCGCCGTCAACGCCGGGCTGCGCTGGAACCACCCGGAGAAGGGCGAGCTCGGCTCCGAGGAGTTCTACCCGCTGGCCCAGACCACGGGCATGACGGTCCCGCTCGGGCGCTGGCTGCTGGCCGAATCCCTGGCGGCAACGGCTCGCTGGCGCACGCAGCTGGGCGAGGCCGCCCCGGACGTCTGCGTGCGGCTGCCGGCCCGGCTGGCGATCGACCCGGACCTGGTGCTGCTGGTGAAGGAGCAGCTGGACAAGCACGAGCTCCCGGCGCGGGCCCTGCGCCTGTGCACCGACCGCGATTCGATGCTCGACCCGCGCGGCGAGGTCCTCGACTCGCTCGCGGTCCTGGCCGACCTGGGCACCCAGCTGGTGCTGACGATCTCGGGCTCGGCCGACCTGGAGCTGATCCCCCAGCACCGCCTCCCGGTGCGGCACGTGATCCTGTCGGGCCCGGTGGTCGACGCGCTGGACACCGACGAGCCGGCGGAATCCGACCTGCGGCACCTGACGCAGCTGATCACCCGGGCCCGCGAGCTGCACCTGCGGGTCGGGGCGGAGGGCGTCCGGACGCACGAGCAGGCGGCCCGGCTGCGCCAGCTCGGGGTGATCGCGGCCCGTGGCCCGTTCGTCGCGGACTCGGCCACGGGTGACGAGGTCGACGAGATGATCGCCCGGCACCCGCGGCGCTGA
- a CDS encoding GNAT family N-acetyltransferase — METPAETYRDGDLTLTRWHPGDRTVLTAAVSGSLAHLGEFLNWATGGYTDDDSAEFLRRTSNSWENGEAYEYAVRLDSEVAGGIGVMQRDGGVEIGYWLALGFVGRGLMTRSVTLLTEEAFRLGAGYVEIKHDERNVRSGAVPARLGFTKVGTEPAEKPLAPACTGTNHVWRLVRRPCSAPAAP; from the coding sequence ATGGAAACCCCGGCCGAGACCTACCGCGACGGTGACCTGACGCTGACCCGCTGGCACCCCGGCGACCGCACGGTGCTGACGGCCGCCGTCAGCGGGTCGCTGGCGCACCTGGGCGAGTTCCTGAACTGGGCCACCGGCGGGTACACCGACGACGACTCGGCCGAGTTCCTCCGGCGCACGTCGAACAGCTGGGAGAACGGCGAAGCGTACGAATACGCTGTGCGGCTGGACTCCGAAGTGGCCGGCGGCATCGGCGTGATGCAGCGCGACGGCGGCGTCGAGATCGGCTACTGGCTCGCGCTCGGGTTCGTCGGCCGCGGCCTGATGACCCGGTCGGTCACCCTGCTGACCGAGGAGGCGTTCCGCCTCGGCGCCGGGTACGTCGAGATCAAGCACGACGAGCGCAACGTCCGAAGTGGAGCGGTCCCGGCGCGCCTCGGCTTCACCAAGGTGGGCACGGAACCGGCGGAGAAGCCGCTGGCGCCCGCGTGCACCGGCACCAACCACGTGTGGCGGCTCGTCAGGAGACCTTGTTCCGCTCCCGCAGCACCTTGA
- a CDS encoding cytochrome P450 — translation MVMPGTVSRAAEALRERVPPLTAFPLPRGVDERWLHSRWPVKELAPPPAGSGLKPVLGDEGPPVVGHMLEMMRFGPAFGLRRHELYGPVSWTGGFGRRIVALSGPEATQIALVNKDKAFSQEGWKFFIEKFFERGLMLMDFGEHHLHRRIMQEAFTRPRLAGYVGEMGPALREGVAGWGGGERPRLYWALKQLTLDVATRVFMGMPSGDDAARINRAFVSCVRAGTAFVRFPVPGGRWSAGLHGRRVLERYFGETLPAKRRSGGEDLFAALCQATTEDGDRFSDTDIVNHMIFLMMAAHDTTTITSSAMAYYLAKHPEWQERARAESLALGDDVLDIAAVEKLETLDLVMKEALRLVAPVPSLTRQTVKDTEVLGHYIPAGTLVGVSPTINHFTPECWRNPFAFDPERFAEPRREDKSHRMAWMPFGGGAHKCIGLHFGGLEVKLLMHELLRAYRWTVPDSYTARWDYVSLPVPADGLPVRLTPR, via the coding sequence ATGGTCATGCCGGGCACCGTGAGCCGAGCCGCCGAAGCACTGCGCGAACGCGTGCCGCCGTTGACCGCGTTTCCGCTTCCCCGGGGGGTCGACGAACGCTGGCTGCACTCGCGGTGGCCGGTCAAGGAGCTGGCGCCGCCGCCCGCGGGCAGCGGCCTCAAGCCCGTGCTGGGCGACGAAGGCCCGCCCGTGGTCGGGCACATGCTCGAGATGATGCGGTTCGGGCCCGCGTTCGGGCTCCGCCGCCACGAGCTCTACGGCCCGGTGTCGTGGACCGGCGGGTTCGGCCGCCGGATCGTCGCGCTGTCCGGGCCCGAGGCCACGCAGATCGCGCTCGTCAACAAGGACAAGGCGTTCTCCCAGGAGGGCTGGAAGTTCTTCATCGAGAAGTTCTTCGAGCGCGGCCTGATGCTGATGGACTTCGGCGAGCACCACCTGCACCGCCGGATCATGCAGGAGGCCTTCACGCGCCCGCGGCTGGCCGGCTACGTCGGCGAGATGGGCCCGGCGCTGCGCGAGGGCGTCGCCGGGTGGGGCGGCGGCGAGCGGCCGCGGCTGTACTGGGCGCTCAAGCAGCTCACCCTCGACGTCGCCACCCGCGTGTTCATGGGCATGCCCAGCGGGGACGACGCCGCCCGGATCAACCGCGCGTTCGTCAGCTGCGTGCGCGCCGGCACCGCCTTCGTGCGCTTCCCGGTACCGGGCGGACGCTGGTCGGCCGGGCTGCACGGGCGCCGCGTCCTCGAGCGCTACTTCGGCGAAACCCTGCCCGCCAAACGGCGTTCCGGCGGCGAAGACCTCTTCGCCGCGCTGTGCCAGGCCACCACCGAGGACGGCGACCGGTTCTCCGACACCGACATCGTCAACCACATGATCTTCCTGATGATGGCCGCGCACGACACGACGACCATCACCAGCAGCGCCATGGCGTACTACCTGGCGAAGCACCCGGAGTGGCAGGAACGCGCCCGCGCCGAGTCCCTCGCCCTCGGCGACGACGTGCTCGACATCGCCGCCGTCGAAAAGCTCGAAACCCTCGACCTGGTCATGAAAGAGGCGCTGCGGCTGGTCGCGCCGGTGCCGTCGCTGACCCGGCAGACCGTCAAGGACACCGAGGTGCTCGGCCACTACATCCCGGCGGGCACCCTGGTCGGCGTCTCGCCGACGATCAACCACTTCACGCCCGAGTGCTGGAGGAACCCCTTCGCGTTCGACCCGGAGCGCTTCGCCGAGCCGCGGCGCGAGGACAAGTCGCACCGGATGGCGTGGATGCCGTTCGGCGGCGGCGCGCACAAGTGCATCGGGCTGCACTTCGGCGGTCTCGAGGTGAAGTTGCTGATGCACGAACTGCTGCGGGCGTACCGCTGGACGGTTCCGGACAGTTACACCGCGCGCTGGGACTACGTCTCGCTGCCGGTGCCCGCGGACGGCCTGCCGGTCCGCCTGACCCCGCGCTGA
- a CDS encoding acetoacetate decarboxylase family protein, whose amino-acid sequence MTAYPPQPWHLVADAHLSLWRVPARDVHPGALSVAGYTTVFTAWIAYREPGQLSYHELLAAVPVRGKRTTCTITQIWVDSEVSLRGGRELWAIPKDLAALQFTDRTYTAATGDDWIATAAFTPRPGSPLALPTRFDVRQGHVRTPVGAKIRPRLATADWSVNAHGPLGYLAGRRPFLSLALPGAELRFGA is encoded by the coding sequence ATGACCGCCTATCCCCCGCAGCCCTGGCACCTGGTCGCCGACGCGCACCTGTCGCTCTGGCGGGTCCCCGCGCGGGACGTGCACCCGGGCGCGCTGTCCGTCGCCGGGTACACCACCGTCTTCACCGCCTGGATCGCCTACCGCGAGCCCGGGCAGCTCAGCTACCACGAGCTGCTCGCCGCCGTCCCGGTGCGCGGGAAGCGGACCACCTGCACGATCACCCAGATCTGGGTCGACTCCGAGGTCTCCCTCAGAGGCGGGCGCGAGCTGTGGGCCATCCCGAAGGACCTCGCCGCCCTGCAGTTCACCGACCGCACCTACACCGCGGCCACCGGGGACGACTGGATCGCCACCGCGGCCTTCACCCCGCGGCCGGGCTCGCCACTGGCGCTCCCCACCCGGTTCGACGTCCGTCAAGGCCACGTCCGGACGCCCGTCGGCGCGAAGATCCGGCCCCGGCTCGCGACGGCCGACTGGTCGGTCAACGCCCACGGCCCGCTCGGCTACCTGGCCGGCCGGCGGCCGTTCCTGAGCCTCGCCCTGCCCGGCGCCGAGCTGCGGTTCGGGGCCTGA
- a CDS encoding peroxiredoxin produces MDAGDLAPDFTLPDDEGRERTLSDFLATGPVVLFFYPAAMTGGCTAESCHFRDLAAEFAAVGAHRVGISPDAVTKQRAFSDANGFDYPLLSDVEGAVAKQFGVWRKLIPLHTKRATFVIGEDRKVLAKIKSELNFTVHADEALKVLRERNKVS; encoded by the coding sequence ATGGACGCCGGAGACCTCGCCCCCGACTTCACGCTGCCCGATGACGAGGGCCGGGAGCGGACGCTCTCGGACTTCCTCGCCACCGGGCCCGTGGTCCTGTTCTTCTACCCCGCCGCGATGACCGGGGGCTGCACCGCCGAAAGCTGCCACTTCCGCGACCTGGCAGCCGAGTTCGCGGCGGTCGGCGCGCACCGCGTCGGGATCAGCCCCGACGCCGTCACCAAGCAGCGTGCCTTCTCCGATGCCAACGGCTTCGACTACCCGCTGCTGTCCGATGTGGAGGGTGCGGTCGCGAAGCAGTTCGGCGTGTGGCGGAAGCTCATCCCGCTGCACACCAAGCGGGCCACCTTCGTGATCGGCGAGGACCGGAAGGTGCTCGCGAAGATCAAGAGCGAGCTGAACTTCACCGTCCACGCCGACGAGGCGCTCAAGGTGCTGCGGGAGCGGAACAAGGTCTCCTGA
- a CDS encoding ribonucleoside-diphosphate reductase subunit alpha, with the protein MSVETGQRPSAADSPTAIRVIRRDGSVSPFDAGKISVALTKAFLAVEGGDAAASSRVHHVVAELTEQVEASLLRHAGPETALHIEQIQDLVELALMRGEHHKVARAYVLYREERAKAREAAKPAAAEVALNVKGTDGVLRPLDWARVSHVVGEAVAGLDDVTAEPVLAETKRNLYDGISADELALAQIMAARVLVEQEPNYSYVSARLLLDKLRGEALSYLAQKPRQASQDEMAAEYPAYFRAYLRRAIELELVDGELQRFDLDKITAAIRPERDLDFGFLGLQTLYDRYFQHHDGTRFELPQAFFMRVAMGLAIREDNRESRAIEFYELLSSFHFMASTPTLFNSGTTRPQLSSCFLTTVDDDLDSIFQAYKNNALLAKYSGGLGNDWTPVRGLGAHIKGTNGQSQGVVPFLKIANDTAVAVNQGGKRKGAACAYLETWHVDIEEFLDLRKNTGDDRRRTHDMNTANWVPDEFLRRVEADAQWTLFSPNETPDLHDLYGNEFAARYREYEAKAERGEIKVFRRVRAVDLWRRMLTMLFETGHPWITFKDPCNLRSPQQHVGVVHSSNLCTEITLNTNSEEVAVCNLGSVNLLKHVTPEGLDTKRLEKTVRTAVRMLDNVIDINFYTIPEARRSNLRHRPVGLGLMGFQDALFELGLPLSSEAAVQFADTSMEHISYYAISASTDLAEERGQYQSFEGSLWSKGILPIDSMQLLIDARQGDNLDVDLSTTLDWAPLRERVKTVGMRNSNVMAIAPTATISNICGVGQSIEPLFQNLYVKSNMSGDFTVVNPHLVRSLKARGLWDEVMVSDLKYFDGSLGQIDRVPDDLKALYATAFEIESKWLVDAGSRRQKWIDQAQSLNLYIAAPSGRKLDQLYRYAWHKGLKTTYYLRAQSATHVEKSTLRGTDGKLNAVSATPAPAAAAPAPAPAPAPTPAPAPKPEPDVDFVATEGAACRIDDPDCEACQ; encoded by the coding sequence ATGTCAGTCGAAACCGGTCAGCGGCCCTCCGCTGCCGACTCACCCACCGCGATCCGGGTCATCCGGCGGGACGGCAGCGTGTCGCCGTTCGACGCCGGGAAGATCTCGGTCGCGCTGACCAAGGCGTTCCTCGCGGTCGAGGGCGGCGACGCCGCCGCGTCCTCCCGCGTGCACCACGTCGTCGCCGAGCTGACCGAGCAGGTCGAGGCGTCCCTGCTGCGCCACGCCGGCCCCGAGACCGCCCTGCACATCGAGCAGATCCAGGACCTGGTCGAGCTCGCCCTCATGCGCGGCGAGCACCACAAGGTCGCCCGCGCCTACGTCCTCTACCGCGAGGAGCGCGCGAAGGCCCGCGAGGCCGCCAAGCCGGCCGCGGCCGAGGTCGCGCTGAACGTCAAGGGCACCGACGGCGTCCTGCGCCCGCTCGACTGGGCCCGCGTTTCCCACGTCGTGGGCGAGGCCGTCGCCGGCCTGGACGACGTCACCGCCGAGCCGGTCTTGGCCGAGACCAAGCGCAACCTCTACGACGGCATCAGCGCCGACGAGCTCGCCCTGGCCCAGATCATGGCCGCCCGCGTGCTGGTCGAGCAGGAGCCGAACTACTCCTACGTCTCCGCCCGGCTGCTGCTGGACAAGCTGCGCGGCGAGGCGCTGAGCTACCTCGCGCAGAAGCCGCGTCAGGCCAGCCAGGACGAGATGGCGGCCGAGTACCCCGCGTACTTCCGCGCCTACCTGCGCCGCGCGATCGAGCTGGAGCTGGTCGACGGCGAGCTGCAGCGCTTCGACCTGGACAAGATCACCGCCGCGATCCGCCCCGAGCGCGACCTCGACTTCGGCTTCCTCGGCCTGCAGACGCTGTACGACCGGTACTTCCAGCACCACGACGGCACCCGCTTCGAGCTGCCGCAGGCGTTCTTCATGCGTGTCGCGATGGGTCTCGCCATCCGCGAGGACAATAGGGAATCTCGTGCCATTGAGTTTTATGAGCTGCTGTCGAGCTTCCACTTCATGGCCTCGACGCCGACGCTGTTCAACTCGGGCACCACGCGCCCGCAGCTGTCCTCCTGCTTCCTGACCACGGTGGACGACGACCTGGACTCCATCTTCCAGGCCTACAAGAACAACGCGCTGCTGGCGAAGTACTCGGGCGGCCTCGGCAACGACTGGACCCCGGTCCGCGGCCTCGGCGCGCACATCAAGGGCACCAACGGCCAGTCGCAGGGCGTCGTGCCGTTCCTCAAGATCGCCAACGACACCGCCGTCGCCGTCAACCAGGGCGGCAAGCGCAAGGGCGCGGCGTGCGCGTACCTCGAGACGTGGCACGTCGACATCGAGGAGTTCCTCGACCTGCGCAAGAACACCGGTGACGACCGCCGCCGCACCCACGACATGAACACCGCGAACTGGGTGCCGGACGAGTTCCTCCGCCGCGTCGAGGCCGACGCGCAGTGGACGCTGTTCTCGCCGAACGAGACGCCGGACCTGCACGACCTGTACGGCAACGAGTTCGCCGCCCGCTACCGCGAGTACGAGGCGAAGGCCGAGCGCGGCGAGATCAAGGTGTTCCGCCGCGTCCGCGCGGTCGACCTGTGGCGCCGCATGCTGACCATGCTGTTCGAGACCGGCCACCCGTGGATCACCTTCAAGGACCCGTGCAACCTGCGCTCGCCGCAGCAGCACGTCGGCGTCGTGCACTCGTCGAACCTGTGCACCGAGATCACGCTGAACACCAACAGCGAAGAGGTCGCGGTCTGCAACCTCGGCTCGGTCAACCTGCTCAAGCACGTCACCCCCGAGGGCCTGGACACGAAGCGCCTCGAGAAGACCGTGCGCACCGCCGTCCGCATGCTGGACAACGTGATCGACATCAACTTCTACACGATCCCGGAGGCGCGCCGCTCCAACCTGCGCCACCGGCCGGTCGGGCTGGGGCTGATGGGCTTCCAGGACGCGCTGTTCGAGCTCGGCCTGCCGCTGTCGTCGGAAGCCGCCGTGCAGTTCGCCGACACGAGCATGGAGCACATCTCCTACTACGCGATCTCGGCGTCGACCGACCTCGCCGAGGAGCGCGGCCAGTACCAGTCGTTCGAGGGTTCGCTGTGGAGCAAGGGCATCCTGCCGATCGACTCGATGCAGCTGCTCATCGACGCGCGCCAGGGTGACAACCTCGACGTCGACCTTTCGACCACGCTGGACTGGGCGCCGCTGCGCGAGCGGGTCAAGACCGTCGGCATGCGCAACTCCAACGTGATGGCGATCGCGCCGACCGCGACGATCTCCAACATCTGCGGCGTCGGCCAGTCGATCGAGCCGCTGTTCCAGAACCTGTACGTCAAGTCGAACATGTCCGGCGACTTCACCGTGGTGAACCCGCACCTGGTCCGTTCGCTCAAGGCGCGCGGGCTGTGGGACGAGGTCATGGTCAGCGACCTCAAGTACTTCGACGGCAGCCTCGGCCAGATCGACCGTGTCCCGGACGACCTGAAGGCGCTGTACGCGACGGCGTTCGAGATCGAGTCGAAGTGGCTGGTGGACGCGGGTTCGCGGCGCCAGAAGTGGATCGACCAAGCGCAGTCGCTGAACCTCTACATCGCGGCGCCGAGCGGCCGCAAGCTCGACCAGCTGTACCGCTACGCGTGGCACAAGGGCCTCAAGACCACGTACTACCTGCGCGCGCAGTCCGCGACGCACGTGGAGAAGAGCACCCTGCGCGGCACCGACGGCAAGCTGAACGCCGTCTCGGCCACGCCTGCTCCCGCCGCGGCCGCCCCGGCTCCGGCCCCGGCGCCCGCGCCGACGCCCGCTCCGGCCCCCAAACCCGAGCCGGACGTCGACTTCGTGGCCACCGAAGGCGCCGCCTGCCGCATCGACGACCCCGACTGCGAAGCCTGCCAGTAA